The following coding sequences are from one Aethina tumida isolate Nest 87 chromosome 2, icAetTumi1.1, whole genome shotgun sequence window:
- the LOC109600792 gene encoding thioredoxin-like protein 4A, whose product MSYMLAHLQNGWQVDQAILSEEDKVVVIRFGHDWDPTCMKMDEVLYGIAEKVKNFAVIYLVDTTQVPDFNKMYELYDPCTVMFFFRNKHIMIDLGTGNNNKINWAFEDKQEMIDIVETVYRGARKGRGLVVSPKDYSTKYRY is encoded by the coding sequence ATGTCGTACATGTTAGCTCACCTCCAGAACGGCTGGCAAGTCGACCAGGCCATCCTTTCGGAGGAAGACAAAGTTGTGGTGATTCGTTTCGGTCACGATTGGGATCCTACTTGCATGAAAATGGATGAGGTGCTCTACGGCATTGCCGAGAAAGTTAAGAACTTCGCCGTTATATATCTTGTGGATACTACGCAAGTGCCGGACTTCAACAAGATGTACGAGTTGTATGATCCATGCACAGTGATGTTCTTTTTCAGGAATAAGCATATAATGATAGATTTGGGGACaggaaacaacaataaaattaactggGCGTTTGAGGACAAGCAGGAGATGATTGACATTGTGGAAACGGTGTATAGGGGGGCGAGGAAGGGCCGCGGTTTGGTCGTAAGCCCGAAggattattcaacaaaatataggTATTAA